A genomic region of Rhodococcus pyridinivorans contains the following coding sequences:
- a CDS encoding putative quinol monooxygenase, whose translation MSTPASLPYAFVAKIVAADGQHDALADLLAGAVALANEEVGTIVWFAARTHADTFWIFDAFPDEAARDAHANGAIVAALMANQHLLGAAPEILAADVLASKLP comes from the coding sequence ATGTCCACACCAGCATCACTTCCGTATGCATTCGTCGCCAAGATCGTCGCGGCCGATGGACAGCACGACGCGCTCGCCGATCTGCTCGCCGGCGCTGTCGCACTCGCCAACGAAGAAGTAGGAACGATTGTCTGGTTCGCGGCTAGGACCCACGCCGACACCTTCTGGATCTTCGATGCATTCCCCGACGAGGCCGCTCGCGACGCCCACGCCAACGGCGCCATCGTCGCAGCCCTGATGGCCAACCAGCACCTCCTCGGCGCAGCACCCGAGATCCTGGCGGCCGACGTCCTCGCGTCCAAGCTCCCGTAG
- a CDS encoding GlxA family transcriptional regulator, with protein MRIGLIAIDGCFGSAVASVIDIVRVADGARGDVDPRIDPIELAILGPKRRVTTTASMTLSVDHPLSESGEFDVVIVPALGTLTAAATNDALQSRDARSVIASLGRLDDATTRIAAACTGVFAVAETGRMNHRRATTSWFLGPEFLKRYPTVALDLDTMVVVDGNLVTAGAAFAHIDLALSLVRSISPDLAQYVAKLLIIDERPSQAAFVAYEHLRHEDPIVVEFERFVRARLDEPFNVAFVAQSLGTSRRTLERRVRAALNLTPLGFVQRLRIERARHLSATTDLTSAEIALRVGYANAETLRSLLRRERRRS; from the coding sequence ATGCGTATCGGACTGATCGCGATCGACGGCTGCTTCGGTTCGGCTGTCGCGTCGGTCATCGACATCGTGCGGGTGGCCGACGGAGCCCGCGGCGATGTCGACCCGCGGATCGACCCGATCGAACTCGCCATCCTCGGACCGAAACGGCGAGTGACCACGACGGCATCGATGACCCTGTCGGTAGACCACCCGCTGTCGGAGTCCGGAGAGTTCGACGTGGTCATCGTCCCTGCGCTTGGAACCCTCACGGCCGCCGCTACCAACGACGCCCTCCAGAGCCGAGATGCACGTTCGGTCATCGCCTCACTCGGGCGCCTCGACGACGCGACCACCCGGATCGCCGCGGCGTGCACCGGCGTGTTCGCCGTCGCCGAGACCGGACGGATGAATCATCGGCGGGCGACGACCAGCTGGTTCCTGGGGCCGGAGTTCCTGAAGCGCTATCCGACCGTCGCCCTCGATCTCGACACCATGGTCGTGGTCGACGGGAACCTCGTCACCGCCGGCGCCGCGTTCGCCCACATCGACCTCGCGCTCTCACTCGTGCGATCGATCAGCCCCGACCTGGCCCAATATGTCGCCAAGCTCCTCATCATCGACGAGCGTCCGTCGCAGGCGGCCTTCGTCGCCTACGAACATCTCCGGCACGAGGACCCGATCGTCGTCGAGTTCGAACGCTTCGTGCGCGCCCGCCTGGACGAACCGTTCAACGTCGCCTTCGTCGCGCAGTCGCTCGGCACCAGCCGGCGGACCCTCGAACGACGAGTCCGTGCGGCGCTCAACCTCACTCCGCTCGGCTTCGTCCAACGGCTTCGCATCGAACGAGCTCGGCACCTCTCAGCAACCACGGACCTCACCTCCGCCGAGATCGCGCTACGGGTCGGCTACGCGAACGCCGAGACTCTGCGCTCCCTCCTGCGCAGGGAGCGACGCCGTTCCTGA
- a CDS encoding 3-hydroxyacyl-CoA dehydrogenase, which produces MSNITHVTVLGTGVLGTQIAFQTAYSGFQVTAYDISSDATEAAKKRFDALVTTYKDDGVAGAAEGKADEALTRVRFSSDLADAVADADLVIEAIPEVLSIKQDTYRRLGELAPEKTIFATNSSTLLPSDLKDSTGRPAKFLALHFANRVWKFNTAEVMGTADTDPAVFDEVVAFAGNIGMVPIPVYKEKSGYVLNSLLVPFLNAGYALAAGGYAEPKDIDNVWRIGTGAPMGPFQITDVIGLATPYNILAHGGEEDQALAAWLKSEYIDHGKLGVATGEGFYTYN; this is translated from the coding sequence ATGAGCAACATCACACACGTGACCGTCCTGGGAACCGGAGTCCTCGGCACCCAGATCGCCTTCCAGACCGCCTACAGCGGCTTCCAGGTCACCGCATATGACATCAGCAGCGACGCCACCGAGGCAGCCAAGAAGCGGTTCGACGCTCTCGTCACCACCTACAAGGACGACGGAGTCGCGGGGGCAGCCGAGGGGAAAGCGGACGAGGCGCTCACCCGCGTCCGGTTCTCCTCCGACCTCGCCGACGCGGTCGCGGACGCGGATCTGGTCATCGAGGCGATCCCCGAGGTACTGTCCATCAAGCAGGACACCTACCGAAGGCTCGGCGAGCTCGCACCGGAGAAGACGATCTTCGCAACGAACTCGTCGACACTTCTGCCCAGCGACCTCAAGGACTCCACCGGACGCCCCGCCAAGTTCCTCGCGCTGCACTTCGCGAACCGGGTCTGGAAGTTCAACACCGCCGAGGTGATGGGCACCGCCGACACCGATCCGGCCGTGTTCGACGAGGTCGTCGCCTTCGCCGGCAACATCGGGATGGTTCCGATCCCCGTGTACAAGGAGAAGTCCGGCTACGTCCTCAACTCGCTACTGGTGCCGTTCCTCAACGCCGGGTACGCACTCGCCGCCGGCGGATACGCCGAGCCGAAGGACATCGACAACGTGTGGCGGATCGGCACGGGAGCGCCGATGGGCCCCTTCCAGATCACCGATGTCATCGGCCTGGCCACCCCGTACAACATCCTCGCCCACGGCGGGGAGGAGGACCAGGCGCTCGCGGCCTGGCTGAAGAGCGAGTACATCGACCACGGCAAGCTGGGCGTCGCCACCGGCGAGGGCTTCTACACCTACAACTGA
- a CDS encoding TetR/AcrR family transcriptional regulator yields the protein MSEVQQLSERGRRPGVREIESRREQNMRLKRERIFRAASDLLRARGFSAVTTQEVSAAAGVAAGTLFRYAATKSELLLMVYNEALRASIDEGAARAALTPDPAAAVFARLHPLVVAAAREPENSAAYQRELLFGPHDAKFRAEGMALIFELEASLSDALRRAAPTLSDGEARVAGSSLFAVTHLAIARMTASDIPEADAIDDLRRQVTLIVTGVLHTPRRPDPPPEKE from the coding sequence GTGAGCGAGGTGCAGCAGCTTTCAGAGCGCGGACGGCGCCCGGGCGTTCGGGAGATAGAGTCCCGCCGCGAGCAGAACATGCGGCTCAAGCGGGAGCGAATCTTTCGCGCCGCGTCCGACCTGTTGCGTGCGCGCGGGTTCTCCGCAGTGACGACGCAGGAGGTGTCCGCCGCGGCCGGGGTCGCAGCGGGGACCTTGTTCCGGTACGCAGCGACCAAGAGCGAGTTGCTGCTCATGGTCTACAACGAGGCACTCCGGGCATCGATAGATGAGGGCGCCGCGCGTGCGGCGTTGACGCCGGATCCTGCCGCCGCGGTCTTCGCCCGCCTGCACCCGCTCGTCGTCGCTGCCGCACGTGAGCCGGAGAACAGTGCTGCGTACCAGCGGGAGCTGCTGTTCGGCCCTCACGACGCGAAGTTCCGGGCCGAGGGCATGGCGTTGATCTTCGAGCTCGAGGCGTCCCTCTCCGACGCGCTACGACGCGCCGCTCCGACCCTCAGCGACGGGGAGGCACGCGTCGCAGGATCCTCGCTGTTCGCCGTCACTCATCTCGCGATCGCTCGGATGACGGCCTCGGACATCCCCGAGGCTGACGCGATCGACGACCTCAGACGTCAGGTCACGCTCATCGTGACCGGCGTGCTGCACACACCCCGGCGGCCGGATCCGCCGCCCGAGAAGGAATGA
- a CDS encoding siderophore-interacting protein: protein MARSLRPLEVFPITTRYLKVLRVTDVSPGMRRVTLGGEQLRAHVAPNGFPVEAFRSDGVDDEFKLMFKHPELDEALGPTQADGVVNWPRDPKLLMRTYTVRRWDPVAGEIDVDFVRHGVGPASSWSYRAEPGETIQIAGPKSSAGHPQGVDWTLVAGDETALPAIGRWLENWPEGARGRIFVEIADDSNRQDLPVPAGVELTWLSRDGAEPGTTTLLFDALRAAEWWDGTVFAWVAGEALTLTPIRRWLRNEKGLPKEQVEVTGYWRRQEVAVSEADASLPDFEATEDERDRFDELAEIAPGFALRVAATIGLATAFDASPRTLDELVAKTGTDRTGLGKLLRYLVAVGVAEDLGEGRFRLTGVGRELEDDHHLEELRLDGVHAQRELAGMLALLAAVRTGRGDDAHRFGKSFAQRVTDDTALLTDRYEQEAEMAVYFASALAAKVPSDVSTIAVSGEAAGSYAHALVTANPWVRATVVAAPSEIEVLRRVHGEHERVAYTPGSMLETRPEPVDAVLLTGRLNELPDADAVHVLQQAAAGLNPDGRVLVFGTVLDDIAGEHDYEDDLVDFALSGGGGRTHEDHLALFEAAGLAEPERTTVGWGMTLYTSTGSAG, encoded by the coding sequence AGGCGTTCCGGTCCGACGGTGTGGACGACGAGTTCAAGCTGATGTTCAAGCATCCCGAACTCGACGAGGCCCTCGGCCCCACCCAGGCTGACGGCGTGGTGAACTGGCCGCGCGATCCGAAGCTGCTCATGCGCACCTACACCGTCCGGCGCTGGGATCCGGTCGCCGGCGAGATCGACGTGGACTTCGTGCGCCACGGCGTGGGTCCCGCGTCGAGCTGGTCGTACCGCGCGGAACCCGGTGAGACCATCCAGATCGCCGGACCGAAGTCGTCGGCCGGACACCCGCAGGGCGTGGACTGGACGCTCGTGGCAGGCGACGAGACGGCGCTGCCGGCCATCGGGCGCTGGCTCGAGAACTGGCCGGAGGGTGCACGCGGCCGGATCTTCGTCGAGATCGCCGACGACTCGAATCGGCAGGATCTTCCCGTTCCCGCCGGTGTGGAGCTGACCTGGCTGAGCCGCGACGGCGCCGAGCCGGGCACGACCACCCTGTTGTTCGATGCCCTCCGGGCCGCCGAGTGGTGGGACGGCACGGTCTTCGCGTGGGTGGCCGGTGAGGCCCTCACGCTCACCCCGATCCGGCGGTGGCTGCGCAATGAGAAGGGCCTGCCGAAGGAACAGGTGGAGGTCACCGGCTACTGGCGTCGTCAGGAAGTCGCGGTGTCGGAGGCCGACGCCTCCCTGCCCGATTTCGAGGCGACCGAGGACGAACGCGACCGTTTCGACGAATTGGCCGAGATCGCACCGGGTTTCGCGCTGCGGGTCGCAGCGACCATCGGACTGGCGACGGCCTTCGACGCGTCGCCGCGCACCCTCGACGAACTCGTGGCCAAGACAGGGACCGACCGCACCGGTCTGGGCAAACTTCTCCGTTATCTCGTCGCCGTGGGGGTGGCCGAGGATCTGGGCGAGGGCCGGTTCCGGCTCACCGGCGTCGGCCGTGAACTCGAGGACGACCACCACCTCGAGGAACTGCGACTCGACGGTGTGCACGCGCAGCGGGAACTGGCGGGCATGCTCGCACTGCTCGCTGCCGTCCGCACGGGTCGCGGGGACGACGCACATCGGTTCGGCAAGAGCTTCGCGCAGCGCGTCACAGACGACACCGCTCTCCTGACGGATCGGTACGAGCAGGAAGCCGAAATGGCCGTCTACTTCGCCAGTGCCCTCGCGGCGAAGGTGCCCTCCGATGTCTCCACGATCGCGGTCTCCGGTGAGGCCGCCGGTTCCTACGCCCACGCCCTCGTCACGGCGAATCCGTGGGTACGGGCGACCGTGGTGGCCGCGCCGTCGGAGATCGAGGTCCTGCGTCGCGTCCACGGCGAGCACGAGCGCGTCGCCTATACGCCGGGCAGCATGCTCGAAACCCGCCCCGAACCGGTCGACGCGGTGCTGCTGACCGGGCGGTTGAACGAACTGCCCGATGCCGACGCCGTGCACGTGCTGCAGCAGGCGGCGGCGGGACTGAATCCGGACGGCCGGGTCCTCGTCTTCGGCACTGTGCTCGACGACATCGCCGGTGAGCACGACTACGAGGACGATCTCGTCGACTTCGCGCTCAGCGGCGGCGGTGGTCGTACGCACGAGGACCACCTGGCACTGTTCGAGGCGGCCGGCCTCGCGGAACCCGAGCGCACGACGGTGGGTTGGGGCATGACGCTGTACACGTCCACCGGCTCGGCGGGCTGA
- a CDS encoding IS110 family transposase has translation MVNQDHLEVYGGIDTHADTHHVAAIDATGRRLADVQVPATAAGYQAALRFLRSWPGLVKVGIECTGSYGAGVSRAMQVAGIAVSEVNRPNRFDRRIRGKSDPFDAYSAAEAVLSGRASAAPKGGDGLVESLRVLRTSRSSALTARTATINQIKGMLITAPEELRSRYRGLSNTKLIAALAASRPTPAPVTAAEATAYSLRLLARRWQALTEQIEDLSGHLQRLLEDHAPDLMSVFGCGRDTVAQLLITAGDNPDRLRSEAAFAALAGACPIPASSGKTNRHRLNRAGDRQANSALYHIVLVRLRYDQQTRNYATRRIAEGKTKMEIIRCLKRYLVRQLYPLIVQTLQPRRQTTAA, from the coding sequence ATGGTGAATCAGGATCACCTCGAGGTCTACGGCGGAATCGATACCCACGCCGACACCCACCACGTCGCAGCGATCGATGCCACCGGACGACGACTGGCAGATGTACAGGTCCCAGCGACCGCGGCCGGCTACCAGGCGGCGTTGCGGTTCCTGCGGTCCTGGCCTGGGCTGGTGAAGGTAGGCATCGAGTGCACCGGCTCGTACGGGGCTGGGGTCAGTCGTGCGATGCAGGTCGCGGGCATCGCGGTCAGTGAGGTCAACCGCCCCAACCGGTTCGATCGCCGGATTCGCGGCAAGAGCGATCCCTTCGACGCCTATTCGGCCGCTGAGGCGGTGCTGTCGGGTCGAGCCAGCGCCGCACCCAAGGGTGGCGATGGGTTGGTGGAGTCGCTCCGGGTGCTGCGCACCTCGAGGTCGTCTGCACTGACCGCCAGGACAGCGACGATCAACCAGATCAAGGGCATGCTGATCACGGCGCCAGAGGAGCTGCGTTCGCGTTACCGGGGCCTGTCGAACACCAAGTTGATCGCTGCGCTGGCGGCGTCACGACCGACACCTGCGCCGGTGACCGCAGCCGAGGCCACGGCCTACAGCCTGCGGCTGCTGGCGCGGCGCTGGCAAGCACTGACCGAGCAGATCGAGGACTTGTCCGGGCACCTGCAACGGCTACTCGAAGACCATGCCCCGGACCTGATGAGCGTCTTCGGCTGCGGCCGAGACACCGTGGCGCAGCTGCTGATCACCGCCGGCGACAACCCTGACAGGCTACGCTCGGAAGCCGCGTTCGCGGCACTGGCCGGAGCCTGTCCGATACCGGCGTCGTCGGGCAAGACCAACCGTCACCGACTCAACCGCGCAGGCGACCGGCAGGCGAACTCAGCGCTCTACCACATCGTGCTCGTGCGGCTGCGCTACGACCAGCAGACCCGTAACTACGCGACACGACGGATCGCGGAAGGCAAGACGAAGATGGAAATCATCCGCTGCCTGAAACGGTATCTCGTTCGGCAGCTCTATCCACTCATCGTCCAGACGCTGCAGCCTCGACGCCAAACGACCGCCGCTTGA